One stretch of Zhihengliuella flava DNA includes these proteins:
- a CDS encoding HAD family hydrolase: MPEPSSSAAAPIPAPGSTDAAAAFFDVDNTMMRGASLFAVARNAYRRDLFSVRQAASYAIKQFFFTLRGETLGDIHSIRDSALSIVRGIPAELMRQIGDEVYDEFISSRIWPGTRALAEQHLRSGRQVWLVTATPTEVAEVMAQRLGLTGSLGTEVEKVDGVYTGRLVTDILHGTAKAEAVRQLAANSNLDLKSCWAYSDSSNDIPLLESVGHPVAVNPDAKLRRYAQDKNWPVYDYRAGRRAAIWGLKALTAYGVAYGARRGWRRLFGRSPAEPPA; encoded by the coding sequence ATGCCTGAGCCGAGCAGCAGCGCCGCCGCGCCCATTCCCGCGCCGGGCTCCACTGACGCTGCCGCCGCGTTCTTCGATGTGGACAACACCATGATGCGCGGCGCCTCACTCTTCGCCGTGGCCCGCAACGCCTACCGTCGCGACCTCTTCAGCGTGCGCCAAGCGGCGTCCTACGCCATCAAGCAGTTCTTCTTCACGCTCCGCGGCGAGACGCTGGGCGACATCCATTCAATCCGCGATTCGGCGCTCAGCATTGTGCGCGGCATTCCCGCGGAACTCATGCGCCAAATCGGCGACGAGGTGTACGACGAATTCATCTCCTCGCGCATCTGGCCCGGCACCCGCGCCCTGGCCGAGCAGCACCTGCGCTCCGGCCGCCAAGTCTGGCTCGTCACCGCCACTCCCACCGAGGTAGCAGAGGTCATGGCGCAGCGGCTCGGCCTGACGGGGTCCTTGGGCACCGAAGTCGAGAAGGTGGACGGCGTCTACACCGGGCGACTCGTGACTGACATTCTGCATGGGACCGCGAAGGCGGAGGCAGTGCGGCAACTCGCCGCCAACTCGAACTTGGACCTCAAGAGCTGCTGGGCCTACAGCGACTCATCCAATGACATTCCACTGCTCGAGTCCGTGGGGCACCCGGTGGCGGTCAACCCGGATGCCAAGCTCCGCCGCTACGCCCAGGACAAGAACTGGCCGGTCTATGACTACCGGGCGGGCCGCCGGGCCGCCATCTGGGGACTCAAAGCCTTGACGGCCTACGGGGTGGCCTACGGGGCCCGGCGCGGGTGGCGTCGACTCTTCGGGCGCTCCCCGGCTGAGCCGCCCGCTTAA
- a CDS encoding cytochrome c biogenesis CcdA family protein, which translates to MNPFAEIVADGSLLLAIPVALLAGLVSFLSPCVVPLVPGYLGYVTGLTGADLADQKRGRLVAGISLFVLGFTAVFMLAGVLFAQVSIWLRFQGAWVTQVLGVVVIIMGLVFMGGLGLFQRTRKLNYRPPAGLWGAPVLGFVFGLGWAPCMGPTLAAVLALSSGANPDVGKGALLTFAYCVGLGLPFILIAMGLRRGMGALAFFRRHKRAVSMFGGIMLIVLGVLMATGVWGMWVAELQNWFVNDVRLPI; encoded by the coding sequence GTGAATCCGTTCGCCGAAATCGTCGCGGACGGTTCGCTCCTCCTCGCGATTCCCGTCGCCCTGCTCGCCGGGCTCGTCTCCTTTCTCTCTCCGTGCGTGGTGCCCTTGGTCCCCGGGTATCTGGGCTACGTGACTGGCCTGACCGGAGCAGATCTTGCCGACCAGAAGCGCGGGCGGCTCGTCGCGGGCATCAGCCTGTTTGTGCTGGGTTTTACGGCGGTGTTCATGCTCGCCGGCGTGCTGTTCGCGCAAGTCAGCATCTGGTTGCGGTTCCAGGGCGCGTGGGTCACGCAGGTGCTGGGCGTCGTGGTGATCATCATGGGGCTTGTGTTCATGGGCGGTCTGGGCCTGTTCCAACGCACGCGCAAACTGAACTATCGGCCGCCAGCGGGACTCTGGGGTGCGCCGGTGCTCGGCTTCGTGTTCGGGTTGGGCTGGGCCCCCTGCATGGGGCCGACGCTGGCCGCGGTGCTTGCGCTCAGCTCCGGAGCCAACCCGGACGTCGGCAAGGGAGCCCTGCTGACCTTCGCCTACTGCGTGGGGCTTGGGCTCCCGTTCATTCTGATCGCCATGGGTCTGCGCCGCGGGATGGGGGCGCTCGCGTTCTTCCGCCGCCACAAGCGGGCGGTCTCCATGTTCGGTGGCATCATGCTGATCGTCCTCGGCGTGCTGATGGCCACCGGCGTGTGGGGGATGTGGGTCGCTGAACTGCAGAACTGGTTCGTCAACGATGTGAGGCTGCCGATCTGA
- a CDS encoding DUF4229 domain-containing protein — translation MHFLKFTLLRLALFLAVFAFIYWVIGWNLWVAAVLGLVIAFAVSYLFFNSLRLQAVNEMADRMAGRRGQAARIAEEDAAAEDEAMEQADRRRGESTSD, via the coding sequence GTGCATTTTCTGAAATTTACGCTGCTCCGCCTCGCCCTGTTCCTCGCCGTCTTTGCGTTCATCTACTGGGTCATCGGGTGGAACCTGTGGGTGGCAGCGGTGCTTGGCCTCGTGATTGCCTTCGCCGTGAGCTACCTGTTCTTCAACTCGCTGCGCCTGCAGGCCGTCAACGAGATGGCGGATCGCATGGCGGGGCGCCGCGGTCAGGCCGCGCGCATCGCTGAGGAGGACGCCGCCGCGGAGGACGAGGCCATGGAGCAGGCGGACCGCCGGCGAGGCGAATCCACCAGCGACTAA
- a CDS encoding histidine phosphatase family protein: MALATVHLVRHGEVHNPDRVLYGRLPGYHLSELGYEMAERIGAHFGARAAAGASIVSLAASPLLRAQETARPTAAALGLETGVEHRIVEAGNHFEGMSHVAARLREPKLWPLLVNPFKPSWGEPYSEQVERVMEAVDEHRARAVELGGDGAEAILVAHQLPIWVTRLAAENRPLWHDPRRRECSLASITSLDFDGERLVAVRYSEPCADLLARAANLPGA; this comes from the coding sequence ATGGCTCTCGCAACAGTTCATCTTGTGCGCCACGGTGAAGTGCACAACCCTGACCGCGTCCTCTACGGGCGCCTGCCCGGGTACCACCTCTCAGAGCTGGGCTACGAGATGGCTGAGCGCATCGGCGCACACTTCGGTGCCCGCGCGGCCGCCGGAGCGTCCATCGTTTCCCTTGCGGCCTCACCCCTGCTTCGCGCACAAGAAACCGCCCGGCCGACCGCCGCGGCGCTGGGTCTCGAGACCGGCGTCGAGCACCGCATCGTCGAGGCGGGGAACCATTTCGAGGGCATGTCCCATGTGGCTGCGCGCCTGCGCGAGCCCAAGCTGTGGCCGCTGCTGGTGAACCCCTTCAAGCCGTCCTGGGGCGAGCCCTACAGCGAGCAGGTAGAACGCGTCATGGAAGCGGTGGATGAACACCGAGCCCGCGCCGTCGAACTCGGCGGAGACGGGGCGGAGGCCATTTTGGTGGCCCACCAGTTGCCCATCTGGGTCACGCGCCTCGCTGCGGAGAATCGCCCCCTGTGGCACGATCCTCGCCGCCGCGAATGCAGCCTCGCCTCGATCACCAGCCTCGATTTTGATGGCGAACGCCTCGTGGCTGTCCGCTACTCCGAACCCTGCGCCGACCTGCTGGCCCGCGCCGCCAACCTACCGGGCGCCTGA
- a CDS encoding 30S ribosomal protein bS22 — protein sequence MGSVIKKRRKRMAKKKHRKLLRKTRHQRRNKK from the coding sequence ATGGGCTCTGTTATCAAGAAGCGCCGCAAGCGTATGGCGAAGAAGAAGCACCGCAAGCTGCTTCGCAAGACTCGCCACCAGCGCCGCAACAAGAAGTAA
- a CDS encoding 3-deoxy-7-phosphoheptulonate synthase yields MNTESVRTGAIEAPEGTNNVRVTEFAPLPTPAQVRAELPADEALGYRIQRARDEVRAVLDGVDSRLLVVVGPCSIHDTDAGLEYARRLTELARQHREHLLIVMRTYFEKPRTTVGWKGLINDPMLDGSHQIADGLRAARRFLLDVGALGLPTATEFLEPISPQYMADLVSWGAIGARTTESQIHRQLVSGLSMPVGFKNGTDGGTQVAIDACAAASAPQAFLGIDDSGAAALVSTRGNTDAHLILRGGAHGPNYSAEAVAEASAQLAAAGQNPRVVVDASHANSGKDHERQRLVIAELAERIAVGERHIAGIMAESFLEPGAQKFTPGTDDPQRLTRGQSITDQCMGWDATQQQLGELAAAVARSQ; encoded by the coding sequence ATGAACACAGAATCCGTCCGCACCGGCGCCATCGAAGCCCCTGAGGGCACCAATAATGTGCGCGTCACCGAGTTCGCCCCGCTGCCCACACCCGCGCAGGTCCGCGCGGAACTTCCGGCTGACGAGGCGCTGGGGTACCGCATCCAGCGGGCCCGTGACGAGGTCCGCGCGGTCCTCGACGGCGTCGATTCCCGACTGCTGGTCGTCGTCGGCCCCTGTTCCATCCATGACACCGACGCGGGCCTTGAGTACGCTCGGCGCCTCACGGAGTTGGCCCGGCAGCACCGAGAGCACCTCTTGATTGTCATGCGTACTTACTTCGAGAAGCCGCGCACCACGGTGGGGTGGAAGGGACTGATCAACGACCCGATGCTGGACGGCTCGCACCAGATCGCCGACGGTTTGCGGGCGGCACGGCGCTTCCTCCTCGACGTCGGGGCCTTGGGGTTGCCCACGGCCACGGAGTTCCTCGAGCCGATTAGCCCGCAATACATGGCCGACCTGGTCTCGTGGGGAGCGATTGGGGCGCGCACCACCGAGAGTCAGATTCATCGGCAACTGGTCTCGGGCCTCTCCATGCCCGTGGGATTCAAGAATGGGACCGACGGCGGCACGCAGGTGGCCATCGACGCCTGCGCAGCGGCGTCCGCCCCGCAGGCTTTCCTCGGCATCGACGATTCCGGAGCCGCCGCCCTGGTCTCGACTCGCGGCAATACGGACGCCCACCTGATCCTGCGCGGTGGTGCGCACGGACCGAACTACTCGGCGGAGGCAGTGGCCGAGGCCTCGGCACAGCTGGCTGCCGCCGGGCAGAACCCCCGCGTCGTGGTCGACGCCTCGCACGCCAACTCCGGTAAGGACCATGAGCGCCAGCGCCTGGTCATCGCGGAACTGGCCGAGCGCATTGCCGTTGGCGAGCGGCATATTGCGGGCATCATGGCGGAGAGCTTCCTCGAGCCCGGCGCCCAAAAATTCACCCCTGGGACCGATGATCCGCAGCGGCTGACTCGGGGGCAGTCGATCACAGATCAGTGCATGGGGTGGGACGCCACGCAGCAGCAACTGGGCGAGTTGGCGGCGGCCGTGGCCCGGTCACAGTAG
- a CDS encoding redox-sensing transcriptional repressor Rex, producing the protein MRSKTPRRSAEDGLSMEPAAAGAVAKGLPEATLERLTVYLRVLHVAEGEGKDNLASADFARAAGVNSAILRKDLSLLGGTFGRRGVGYDVRGLAEHLATTLGLRQQWRVAIVGTGNLGRALAGYAGLRNHGFQLAALFDSDPHVVGRVVNSLPVRSADTLEEVIGEHGVNMAIMTIPGPDAQVMCDRLVAAGVRNILNFAPVVLQAPEGVNVRKVDMSRELQILAYYAHQGIGYQDAVPAEDADA; encoded by the coding sequence GTGAGGTCCAAGACACCGCGCCGTAGCGCCGAGGACGGCCTGTCGATGGAGCCGGCAGCGGCCGGGGCCGTGGCCAAGGGGCTGCCGGAAGCAACGCTGGAACGGCTCACCGTCTACTTGCGCGTGTTGCACGTCGCCGAGGGGGAGGGCAAAGACAATTTGGCCTCCGCAGACTTCGCCCGGGCTGCCGGAGTGAATTCAGCCATCCTGCGTAAAGACCTGTCCCTGCTGGGCGGCACCTTCGGGCGCCGCGGCGTCGGGTACGACGTGCGCGGGTTGGCCGAGCACTTGGCGACGACGCTGGGGCTGCGTCAGCAGTGGCGCGTCGCGATTGTTGGCACCGGTAACTTGGGGCGGGCCCTGGCTGGCTACGCAGGCCTGCGCAATCACGGCTTTCAGCTCGCCGCCTTGTTCGACTCGGACCCCCACGTGGTGGGCCGTGTGGTCAACTCCTTGCCAGTGCGCTCGGCGGACACCCTCGAGGAAGTGATCGGCGAGCACGGTGTGAACATGGCGATCATGACGATCCCCGGCCCTGACGCGCAGGTGATGTGTGATCGCCTCGTGGCCGCCGGAGTGCGCAATATCCTGAACTTTGCGCCCGTGGTCCTTCAAGCTCCGGAGGGCGTCAACGTCCGCAAGGTGGACATGTCACGGGAACTGCAGATTTTGGCCTACTACGCTCACCAAGGGATCGGCTACCAGGACGCGGTGCCCGCGGAGGACGCGGACGCTTAA
- a CDS encoding PLDc N-terminal domain-containing protein codes for MVIRLIVAASIIALFVIIYALVECVRTRPHEVRSISKPAWILSILLLPLIGAVLWFALGRPRAGAQPDPYSAPGSSSRSSAPDDDAAFLRRLQAEREHKAREAELRRREDELNKRENGSQKPGEASSGPSDPDQEGDDSGAGPNPESKDT; via the coding sequence ATGGTTATCCGGCTGATTGTCGCGGCGTCGATCATCGCGCTGTTCGTCATTATTTACGCGCTGGTGGAGTGCGTGCGCACCCGCCCTCACGAGGTGCGCAGCATCTCCAAGCCCGCCTGGATACTCTCCATCCTGCTCCTGCCGCTGATCGGCGCCGTGCTGTGGTTTGCCCTCGGCCGCCCGCGAGCTGGCGCCCAGCCGGATCCGTATTCCGCACCGGGTTCCTCCTCGCGCAGCTCGGCCCCGGATGACGACGCCGCGTTCCTGCGCCGCCTGCAAGCCGAGCGCGAGCACAAGGCCCGGGAAGCCGAACTGCGCCGCCGCGAGGATGAGCTGAACAAGCGGGAGAACGGTTCCCAGAAGCCCGGTGAGGCCTCCTCGGGGCCCTCAGATCCTGACCAAGAGGGTGACGACTCCGGCGCGGGCCCCAACCCTGAATCCAAGGATACCTAG
- a CDS encoding YceI family protein, with amino-acid sequence MPIPAELSTGTWNIDNSHSEIGFSVRHAGISKVRGRFSDVEGTLQVAEEVAKSQLQAVVQTASVDTRDENRDAHLKGEDFFNVEQFPTMTFAGKDLVGQGNEFTLHGDLTIRGTTQPVEFDVEFQGTAVDPFGLTRAGFEATTTISRKEFGLTWNAALEAGGVLVGDKVTIILDLSLVKAEG; translated from the coding sequence ATGCCCATCCCCGCAGAGCTCAGCACCGGCACCTGGAACATTGACAACTCACACTCCGAGATCGGCTTCTCGGTCCGCCACGCAGGCATCAGCAAGGTTCGCGGCCGTTTCAGCGACGTCGAGGGCACCCTCCAGGTGGCCGAGGAGGTCGCCAAGTCGCAGTTGCAGGCCGTGGTGCAGACGGCCTCGGTCGACACTCGCGACGAAAACCGCGACGCCCACCTTAAGGGCGAGGACTTCTTCAACGTGGAGCAGTTCCCGACGATGACCTTTGCCGGCAAGGATCTGGTGGGCCAAGGCAATGAGTTCACCCTGCACGGCGACCTCACGATCCGCGGCACCACCCAGCCCGTCGAGTTCGACGTTGAGTTCCAGGGAACCGCCGTCGATCCGTTCGGCCTCACCCGCGCCGGATTCGAGGCCACCACCACCATCTCCCGCAAGGAGTTCGGCCTCACATGGAACGCTGCGCTCGAGGCTGGCGGCGTGCTGGTGGGGGACAAAGTGACCATCATTCTGGACCTGTCCTTGGTGAAGGCTGAGGGCTAA
- the ccsB gene encoding c-type cytochrome biogenesis protein CcsB, which translates to MPVINEELGAFSDMFMLLAAFAYAVALIAFAWDMAKSNATIRALESEVLANERAEVKQLASVGGRGEDAHSGPDDSAPTQLVDDSMEYAAGTDKRPIARIAVVLTWLAAVVHTAAVLTRAFAAGRVPWGNMYEFLTTGALLVALVYLLVLLKKDLRFMGVFVTLLVTVMLCAATIGFPTPVGHLVPALQSYWLIIHVSIAVLASSLFTITFVANVLQLLQHRRMTKLKETGRDVMPWLRLVPSAGALENLAYRINAVSFVMWTFTVMAGAIWAEQAWGRYWGWDPKEVWSFVIWVVYAGYLHARATRGWTGVRSAWLSIVGYACLIFNFTVVNIYFDGLHSYAGV; encoded by the coding sequence ATGCCCGTCATCAATGAGGAACTTGGCGCGTTCAGCGACATGTTCATGCTGTTGGCCGCGTTCGCCTACGCGGTGGCACTCATCGCGTTCGCCTGGGACATGGCTAAGTCCAATGCCACGATTCGGGCGCTGGAGTCCGAGGTGCTGGCCAACGAACGCGCCGAGGTCAAGCAGTTGGCCAGCGTGGGCGGCCGGGGCGAGGACGCCCACTCCGGTCCGGATGATTCCGCGCCAACCCAGCTGGTGGACGACTCGATGGAGTATGCGGCCGGGACGGACAAACGCCCGATCGCGCGCATCGCCGTCGTCCTCACGTGGCTCGCGGCCGTGGTTCACACCGCCGCCGTCCTGACCCGCGCCTTCGCCGCGGGCCGGGTGCCCTGGGGCAATATGTACGAGTTCTTGACCACCGGCGCGCTGTTGGTGGCCCTCGTGTACTTGCTGGTGCTGCTCAAGAAGGACCTGCGTTTCATGGGCGTGTTTGTCACGCTGCTGGTGACCGTCATGCTGTGCGCGGCGACGATTGGATTCCCGACCCCCGTGGGCCACTTGGTCCCGGCCCTGCAGTCGTACTGGCTGATCATTCACGTCTCGATCGCCGTCCTCGCCTCCTCCCTGTTCACCATCACGTTCGTCGCCAACGTGCTGCAGCTGTTGCAGCACCGCCGCATGACGAAGCTCAAGGAGACAGGCCGGGACGTCATGCCGTGGCTGCGCCTGGTCCCGTCCGCGGGGGCGCTGGAGAATTTGGCGTACCGGATCAACGCCGTGTCCTTCGTGATGTGGACGTTCACGGTGATGGCGGGCGCCATCTGGGCCGAGCAGGCATGGGGGCGCTACTGGGGCTGGGACCCCAAGGAAGTCTGGAGCTTTGTCATTTGGGTGGTCTACGCGGGCTACCTGCACGCGCGCGCAACGCGCGGCTGGACGGGCGTGCGTTCGGCATGGTTGAGCATCGTCGGTTACGCGTGCCTGATCTTCAATTTCACCGTGGTGAACATCTACTTCGACGGCCTGCACTCCTACGCCGGCGTCTAG
- a CDS encoding glutaredoxin family protein has protein sequence MHSDDGTPRVELVTRSGCHLCVDARKTVNEVVTRLGLTWRELSIDDDADLRQRFAEEVPVLLVDGIQRDFWVIDPDRLEKLLTA, from the coding sequence ATGCACTCTGATGACGGCACACCGCGGGTGGAATTGGTGACGCGCTCCGGGTGCCACCTCTGTGTGGACGCTCGAAAGACAGTCAATGAGGTCGTCACCCGGCTCGGCCTGACGTGGCGCGAGTTGAGCATTGACGACGACGCAGACCTGCGGCAGCGCTTCGCCGAGGAAGTCCCCGTGCTGCTCGTTGATGGCATCCAGCGGGATTTCTGGGTGATTGACCCGGACCGCCTCGAAAAGTTGCTCACCGCGTGA
- a CDS encoding TlpA family protein disulfide reductase: protein MKSTPLSRRRLLASAAALAVVAPVAACSPAEDPLTSSVSNQNYVAGDGSVEIYAESDRGEPLEVQGTFYNGDALDSADWAGQVTILNFWYAACAPCRVEAPHLVTLAHDFEDQNVEFVGVNVRDTEPTAAAFERTFEIPYPSAPDTDGSILLGVSQFVNPQAVPTTLVLDAQGRVAARILGVVEEATLRGLIEDRLGEAA from the coding sequence ATGAAAAGCACGCCCCTGTCCCGACGCCGCCTTTTGGCCTCCGCCGCCGCGCTCGCCGTCGTCGCGCCCGTTGCCGCCTGCAGCCCGGCCGAGGACCCACTCACCTCCAGCGTCTCCAATCAGAATTATGTGGCCGGCGACGGTTCGGTGGAGATCTACGCCGAGTCAGATCGTGGCGAACCGCTCGAGGTGCAGGGAACGTTTTACAACGGTGACGCACTGGACTCTGCGGACTGGGCGGGGCAGGTGACCATCCTGAACTTTTGGTACGCCGCATGCGCCCCGTGCCGGGTGGAGGCTCCGCACTTGGTGACCTTGGCCCACGACTTCGAGGATCAGAACGTCGAATTTGTCGGCGTGAATGTCCGCGATACGGAGCCGACGGCGGCCGCCTTTGAGCGCACCTTTGAGATTCCCTATCCGTCCGCCCCGGACACGGATGGCTCGATCCTGCTCGGAGTCTCGCAGTTTGTGAACCCGCAGGCCGTCCCGACCACGCTGGTGCTGGATGCGCAGGGCCGCGTCGCCGCCCGCATCCTCGGCGTGGTGGAGGAGGCGACGCTGCGCGGCCTCATCGAGGACCGTCTCGGCGAGGCCGCGTGA
- a CDS encoding 1,4-dihydroxy-2-naphthoate polyprenyltransferase codes for MATVGQWVQGARLRTLPMAVAPVVIGTAAAFEVDGRFHWVRALLAAFVALMLQIGVNYSNDYSDGIRGTDDHRVGPLRLTASGAAPAVQVKFAAFACFGLAAIAGALLVWVSQAWPLLLVGAAAVVAAWGYTGGKNPYGYLGLGDLFVFLFFGLAATLGTTFTQVLELTGPAWIGAIGSGLIAAALLMANNVRDIPTDRQAGKMTLAVRLGDEWARASYVLMIALALLLPVLLVGSHPWLLLVALAAPLCIGPSLTMMRAGHEPGAARSALIPVLKQTGIISLAYAGLFAVGMVISVSLGSL; via the coding sequence GTGGCGACAGTTGGCCAATGGGTCCAAGGAGCGCGGCTGCGAACGCTGCCGATGGCGGTCGCGCCGGTCGTGATCGGCACGGCCGCCGCGTTCGAGGTCGACGGACGGTTCCACTGGGTACGGGCTCTGCTCGCCGCGTTCGTGGCGCTCATGCTGCAGATTGGCGTGAACTATTCCAACGACTACTCGGATGGGATCCGCGGAACGGACGACCACCGGGTGGGACCGCTACGGCTGACCGCGTCCGGGGCCGCGCCCGCAGTCCAGGTGAAGTTCGCGGCCTTCGCCTGCTTCGGCCTGGCCGCGATCGCTGGCGCCCTGCTGGTGTGGGTCTCGCAGGCGTGGCCGCTTCTGCTCGTCGGGGCGGCCGCCGTCGTCGCGGCCTGGGGCTACACCGGCGGCAAGAACCCCTACGGATATCTGGGCCTCGGTGACCTGTTTGTCTTCCTGTTCTTCGGGCTGGCGGCGACACTAGGCACCACCTTCACCCAGGTGCTGGAATTGACCGGGCCCGCATGGATCGGGGCGATCGGGTCTGGTCTGATCGCGGCGGCCCTGCTCATGGCCAACAATGTGCGCGACATCCCGACTGACCGCCAGGCCGGCAAGATGACCCTCGCCGTGCGCCTCGGCGACGAGTGGGCGCGGGCCAGCTACGTGCTGATGATTGCTCTGGCGCTCTTGCTCCCGGTCCTCCTGGTTGGCTCCCACCCCTGGCTGCTGCTGGTGGCTCTGGCCGCTCCCCTGTGCATCGGGCCGTCGTTGACCATGATGCGGGCAGGCCACGAACCGGGCGCCGCACGCAGCGCCCTCATTCCGGTGCTCAAGCAAACCGGGATCATCAGCTTGGCCTACGCGGGGCTCTTCGCCGTCGGCATGGTCATCTCCGTGAGCTTGGGTTCCCTCTAA
- the resB gene encoding cytochrome c biogenesis protein ResB — MAQDNIREERAESAQTGRSPASATGGKRPDVAVPALGFVGMLRWAWTQLTTMRTALFLLLLLAVAAVPGSLFPQRDANEAAVTAYLENNPTAGEWLDRFQMFDVYSSVWFSAIYLLLFISLIGCILPRTKKHWRAMRTPPPRTPARLSRMPEHGSLVWSPGEAESAAHDADAAPSSLNLTAAVQAAAAALKKRGYRVEARPGEAEASVGAERGYWREVGNLVFHVSLVGILGSVAVGGAFGYNGQRILVEGESFVNTLVSYDSFSSGTAFTPDSLEPFSIYLDNFEVTYDRDTTSSFGQQIDFDASVTTQLPGEDPVQQTLKVNEPLRIGGASVYLVGNGYAPVITVRDGNGDVAFSGPVPSVPQDAVFTSLTVLKVPDAQPDQLGFVGLFLPTAGEANGVGISLDPSPALPQLQLNSYYGDLGLDGGTPQNVYVLDTEDLTELNSRNLDAGGLVINPGERIQLPEGKGSISFDGLERFVGLDIHHDPAKAPVLIFAILALGGLAVSLFTPRRRVWVKARRDDDRLIMEYGLLARGEDPRLAEEAQHVHRLLEQIAPHGTRKDQE; from the coding sequence ATGGCACAGGACAATATTCGCGAAGAGCGCGCCGAATCCGCTCAGACGGGCCGGTCGCCGGCCTCCGCCACCGGCGGCAAGCGCCCGGACGTCGCGGTTCCCGCGCTCGGATTCGTGGGCATGCTGCGCTGGGCGTGGACCCAATTGACGACCATGCGCACGGCGCTCTTCTTGCTGCTGTTGCTGGCCGTGGCGGCCGTCCCCGGATCCCTCTTCCCGCAGCGTGACGCGAACGAGGCCGCCGTGACGGCCTACCTCGAGAACAATCCGACGGCGGGCGAATGGCTCGATCGCTTCCAGATGTTCGACGTGTACTCGTCCGTCTGGTTCTCCGCCATCTACCTCCTCCTGTTCATCTCATTGATCGGGTGCATCCTGCCGCGCACCAAGAAGCACTGGCGGGCCATGCGCACCCCGCCGCCGCGCACCCCCGCCCGCCTGTCCCGCATGCCGGAGCATGGCAGCCTGGTGTGGAGCCCGGGCGAAGCGGAAAGTGCAGCGCACGACGCCGACGCGGCGCCGTCGAGCCTCAACCTGACGGCGGCCGTGCAGGCCGCTGCGGCCGCCTTGAAAAAGCGCGGATACCGCGTCGAGGCTCGCCCTGGAGAGGCCGAGGCCTCGGTCGGCGCGGAGCGTGGGTATTGGCGTGAGGTCGGTAACCTCGTCTTCCACGTCTCCTTGGTCGGCATTCTTGGGTCAGTCGCCGTCGGTGGGGCCTTCGGCTACAACGGTCAGCGGATTTTGGTTGAGGGGGAGTCCTTCGTCAACACGCTGGTGTCTTACGATTCCTTCAGCTCCGGTACCGCGTTCACGCCGGATTCCCTCGAGCCGTTCTCCATCTACCTCGACAACTTCGAAGTGACCTATGACCGGGACACCACCAGTTCCTTCGGTCAGCAGATTGACTTCGACGCCTCCGTCACGACCCAGTTACCGGGGGAGGACCCGGTGCAGCAGACGCTCAAGGTCAACGAGCCCCTCCGCATCGGCGGTGCCTCCGTCTATTTGGTGGGTAACGGCTACGCTCCGGTCATCACGGTCCGGGACGGCAATGGTGACGTGGCGTTCTCTGGCCCCGTGCCGTCGGTGCCGCAGGATGCGGTGTTCACCTCGTTGACCGTTTTGAAGGTGCCCGACGCCCAGCCAGATCAACTCGGTTTTGTGGGGCTCTTCCTGCCCACCGCTGGCGAGGCTAACGGCGTGGGGATCTCACTGGACCCGTCGCCCGCGTTGCCGCAACTGCAACTGAACTCCTACTACGGCGATCTGGGGTTGGATGGGGGAACCCCGCAGAACGTCTACGTGTTGGACACGGAGGATCTGACCGAGCTCAACAGCCGCAACCTCGACGCGGGTGGCCTGGTCATCAACCCGGGCGAACGAATCCAACTGCCAGAGGGCAAGGGCTCCATCTCGTTTGATGGGCTCGAGCGGTTTGTGGGCCTCGACATCCACCACGACCCGGCGAAGGCTCCCGTGCTGATCTTCGCGATCTTGGCACTCGGCGGCTTGGCCGTGTCCCTGTTCACCCCACGGCGCCGCGTGTGGGTCAAGGCCCGCCGCGACGACGACCGACTTATCATGGAATACGGACTCTTGGCCCGTGGCGAGGACCCGCGCCTCGCCGAGGAAGCCCAGCACGTCCACCGCCTGCTGGAGCAGATCGCTCCCCACGGCACCCGCAAGGATCAGGAGTAA
- a CDS encoding helix-turn-helix domain-containing protein — MAEGQNFADARFMTVAEVAEVMRVSKMTVYRLVHSAELPAVRFGRSYRVPENAVEEYLRRAQIDSDSASA; from the coding sequence ATGGCGGAAGGTCAGAACTTCGCGGACGCTCGCTTCATGACCGTGGCCGAGGTGGCCGAGGTGATGCGCGTGTCCAAGATGACCGTTTACCGCCTGGTGCACTCAGCCGAGCTTCCGGCCGTCCGATTCGGGCGCTCATACCGGGTCCCCGAGAATGCGGTGGAGGAATATCTGCGCCGTGCGCAGATCGATTCCGACTCGGCGTCCGCCTAG